In one Bacillus mesophilus genomic region, the following are encoded:
- a CDS encoding RsfA family transcriptional regulator, protein MKVRSDAWTHEDDLLLAETVLRYIREGGTQLQAFEEVGDKLNRTSAACGFRWNAEVRRQYDQAISIAKKQRKERKRALANSTPASKTVTGEVMNRPTIQTVPTLPVEETNHEIQTYQQETAAEMTPTIAPPLRERTTTNRSTNLNLSIDDVIGFLTNLKQEGTQGTQAKLENERLKSENADFKRKNEELQRKVQKLSEQHTTIQEDYQALVQIMDRARRMVMFEDTEERNSPVFRMDKNGNLEQVAK, encoded by the coding sequence ATGAAGGTACGATCAGATGCATGGACACATGAGGATGACTTATTATTAGCAGAAACCGTTCTTCGCTATATTCGTGAGGGAGGAACACAGCTTCAAGCTTTTGAAGAAGTTGGAGATAAATTAAATCGTACTTCAGCAGCCTGCGGTTTTAGATGGAATGCAGAGGTTAGAAGACAATATGACCAGGCAATATCTATTGCTAAAAAGCAGAGGAAAGAAAGAAAACGTGCTTTAGCAAATTCAACACCGGCTTCTAAAACCGTTACAGGAGAAGTAATGAATAGACCTACCATTCAGACAGTACCAACTTTACCGGTTGAAGAAACTAATCATGAAATCCAAACCTATCAGCAGGAAACAGCAGCTGAAATGACACCAACAATCGCACCTCCTCTTAGAGAGAGGACAACTACAAATCGTTCTACCAATCTGAATCTATCAATTGATGATGTAATTGGGTTCTTAACAAACCTTAAGCAAGAAGGAACACAAGGAACTCAAGCAAAACTTGAAAATGAAAGACTTAAATCGGAAAATGCAGATTTTAAGAGGAAAAACGAAGAACTTCAGCGAAAAGTTCAAAAATTATCAGAACAGCATACAACTATTCAAGAGGATTATCAAGCACTCGTTCAGATCATGGATCGTGCTCGTAGAATGGTAATGTTTGAGGACACAGAGGAACGTAATTCTCCCGTTTTCCGAATGGATAAAAACGGTAACCTTGAACAAGTGGCGAAGTAA
- a CDS encoding adenine phosphoribosyltransferase has protein sequence MDYKKYVTVVPNWPKEGIQFKDITTLMDNGDAYKSATDEIVKFAKEQDIDLVVGPEARGFIIGCPVAYALGVGFAPVRKEGKLPREVIKVQYGLEYGSDVLTMHKDAIKPGQRVLITDDLLATGGTIEATIDLVEQLGGVVAGIAFLIELSYLDGRKKLDGYNVLTLMTY, from the coding sequence ATGGATTATAAAAAATATGTAACAGTCGTACCAAACTGGCCTAAAGAAGGTATTCAGTTTAAAGATATTACTACATTAATGGACAATGGTGATGCATATAAAAGTGCTACAGACGAGATTGTCAAATTTGCCAAAGAGCAAGATATTGATTTAGTAGTAGGTCCGGAAGCAAGAGGCTTTATTATTGGATGTCCGGTAGCTTACGCACTTGGTGTTGGGTTTGCACCTGTTCGTAAAGAGGGCAAGCTTCCTAGAGAGGTAATCAAGGTACAATATGGACTTGAGTATGGATCAGATGTTCTGACTATGCATAAGGACGCGATTAAGCCTGGACAACGAGTGCTTATTACTGATGACTTGCTAGCTACAGGTGGAACAATAGAAGCTACGATTGACCTTGTTGAACAACTTGGTGGAGTAGTAGCAGGAATTGCCTTCTTAATTGAATTAAGCTACTTAGATGGTCGTAAAAAGCTTGACGGTTATAATGTGTTAACTTTAATGACTTACTAA
- a CDS encoding SH3 domain-containing protein, translated as MKKGLIFTLVLALLSLSIPQTTILAENSKVVINVDSLHVRSGPGLSYNLVSSVDRNEEYEVIAKDGDWIQIKLSNNLSGWVASWLVSEKKEEKKEETSSNPVKLGKLESTADGLRIRKGPGTSFQVVGSVNKGDVLEFKEKSESWVHISFKDYDGWVHSDYVKGLPTESPTNKEKTVIKSGSVTANSLNVRLSPSLNAAVMGKVQKNDEVEIYAEKYDWFEIKINNKTGWVHKDFIKVKTEEKKKEDQKKEETSKKQIATVTATLLNVRNDFSLSGSVVGQVKKGDQLELISEQNNWCQVKLPNGKTGWVAGWYVEKSEVEPPTENPEETSTVTIIYNTTNIRSGPSTSDSIVHRAMQGDTFKIAEKVNDWYKITLSNGEFGYVAGWIVTTTGSIAKVERPGMNQYLEGKTIVIDPGHGGRDSGAVGVRGAYEKTLTLRAAKLLDEKLKAAGAKPILTRNQDVYVSLSNRVSLSHYYQADAFISLHFDSSVYPSARGITTYYYNKSKDYSLGESLQTELIKQTSLRDRGVQYGNFHILRNNKRPSVLLELGFLSNMTEEAHVSTSRYQEQITTAIFNGLAYEFKK; from the coding sequence ATGAAAAAGGGACTTATATTTACATTAGTGTTAGCCCTATTGAGTTTATCTATACCTCAAACAACCATTCTTGCTGAAAATAGTAAAGTTGTTATAAATGTTGATTCGTTGCACGTTCGTTCAGGCCCAGGTTTATCTTATAATCTTGTGTCTAGTGTTGACCGAAACGAAGAGTATGAGGTTATTGCTAAAGATGGGGATTGGATTCAAATAAAACTTTCAAATAACTTAAGTGGCTGGGTAGCCAGTTGGCTAGTTTCAGAAAAGAAAGAAGAGAAGAAGGAAGAAACCTCCTCAAATCCAGTTAAGTTAGGAAAGCTAGAATCGACTGCGGATGGACTAAGAATTAGAAAAGGTCCTGGGACCAGTTTTCAAGTTGTAGGTTCTGTGAATAAAGGAGATGTGCTTGAATTCAAAGAAAAAAGTGAGAGTTGGGTTCACATTTCTTTTAAAGACTACGATGGGTGGGTCCATAGTGATTACGTTAAAGGTCTTCCTACTGAATCACCTACGAATAAAGAGAAAACTGTTATAAAAAGCGGAAGTGTTACTGCTAATTCATTGAATGTTCGCTTGTCACCATCTCTAAATGCAGCAGTTATGGGCAAGGTACAAAAAAACGATGAAGTAGAGATTTATGCAGAAAAATATGACTGGTTTGAAATCAAAATTAATAATAAAACAGGTTGGGTTCACAAGGATTTCATTAAAGTGAAAACAGAAGAGAAGAAAAAGGAAGATCAAAAGAAGGAAGAAACAAGCAAGAAGCAGATCGCCACTGTTACAGCAACATTATTAAACGTCAGAAATGACTTCTCATTAAGTGGAAGTGTCGTTGGACAAGTTAAAAAGGGAGATCAGCTTGAGTTAATCAGTGAACAAAATAACTGGTGTCAAGTAAAGCTTCCGAATGGAAAAACGGGATGGGTTGCTGGCTGGTATGTAGAAAAGTCAGAAGTTGAGCCTCCTACAGAAAATCCTGAAGAAACTTCTACCGTTACAATAATCTATAATACAACAAATATACGTAGTGGCCCTTCGACGAGTGATTCTATCGTTCATAGAGCCATGCAAGGTGACACCTTCAAAATTGCTGAGAAGGTTAACGATTGGTATAAGATTACTCTTTCAAACGGAGAATTTGGTTATGTTGCTGGTTGGATTGTCACAACAACCGGAAGTATAGCTAAAGTCGAGCGTCCTGGGATGAACCAATACTTAGAAGGGAAGACCATTGTTATCGATCCGGGACATGGTGGAAGAGATAGTGGGGCAGTGGGCGTTAGAGGTGCTTACGAAAAAACACTAACGTTAAGAGCTGCCAAATTGCTAGATGAAAAACTGAAAGCAGCAGGTGCTAAACCGATTTTAACTAGAAATCAAGATGTATATGTTAGTCTAAGTAATCGAGTAAGTCTTTCTCACTACTATCAAGCGGATGCTTTCATAAGCTTGCACTTTGATAGTTCGGTTTATCCATCAGCAAGAGGAATCACAACATACTACTATAATAAGTCGAAGGATTACTCCTTAGGAGAATCACTCCAAACTGAATTAATTAAGCAGACTTCATTAAGAGACCGTGGAGTACAGTATGGAAATTTCCATATTTTACGAAATAATAAACGACCTTCTGTACTTTTAGAGCTTGGCTTTTTAAGTAATATGACGGAGGAAGCACATGTCTCAACATCCCGCTACCAAGAACAAATTACAACAGCCATTTTTAATGGTCTAGCTTATGAGTTCAAAAAATAA
- the hisS gene encoding histidine--tRNA ligase, protein MSIQIPRGTQDILPGVVERWQYVEEKARNLCKRFNYKEIRTPIFEHTELFLRSVGDTTDIVQREMYTFTDRGDRSLTLRPEGTASTVRAYVENKMYGLPDQPTKLYYMGPMFRYERPQSGRYRQFVQFGIEALGSADPAIDAEVISLAMAMYQELGLKKLKLIINSLGDQESRSAHRTALTGHFAPNIKELCSDCQNRLETNPLRILDCKKDREHPLMKTAPSILDYLNEESVLYFKKVQQYLSAMGIEYQVDSRLVRGLDYYSHTAFEIMSDAEGFGAITTLMGGGRYNGLAQEIGGPDTPGIGFALSIERLLLALEAEGIDLPISKGIDCYVVALGEKAKDVSISLVNELRKANLTVEKDYLDKKIKAQFKAADRLEAQFVVVLGDDELERNSASIKNLKTGNQEEISLNEISTFLLENKEK, encoded by the coding sequence ATGTCAATTCAAATTCCCAGAGGAACACAGGATATATTACCTGGAGTGGTTGAACGCTGGCAGTATGTGGAGGAGAAGGCACGTAACCTGTGTAAAAGATTTAATTATAAAGAAATCAGAACCCCGATTTTCGAGCATACTGAATTATTTCTAAGAAGTGTTGGAGATACAACAGATATCGTTCAAAGGGAAATGTATACATTCACCGATCGTGGTGACAGAAGTCTTACCCTACGTCCTGAAGGGACTGCGTCAACTGTTCGTGCCTATGTTGAAAATAAAATGTATGGATTGCCAGATCAACCAACTAAGCTTTATTATATGGGCCCTATGTTTCGTTATGAGAGACCGCAGTCAGGGCGATATCGACAATTCGTACAATTTGGAATTGAGGCATTAGGGAGTGCTGACCCAGCCATTGATGCTGAAGTAATCTCACTAGCTATGGCGATGTATCAGGAACTTGGACTTAAAAAGCTAAAGCTTATCATTAATAGCTTAGGTGATCAGGAGAGTAGAAGTGCTCACCGTACAGCTTTAACAGGGCATTTTGCTCCGAACATTAAAGAGCTTTGTTCTGATTGTCAAAATCGCTTAGAAACAAATCCGTTACGAATCTTAGATTGTAAAAAAGACAGAGAGCACCCATTGATGAAGACTGCTCCATCTATTCTAGATTATCTAAATGAAGAATCTGTTCTCTACTTTAAAAAAGTTCAGCAATATTTAAGTGCTATGGGTATCGAATATCAAGTCGATTCACGATTAGTTCGTGGTCTTGATTATTATTCTCACACTGCCTTTGAAATCATGAGTGACGCTGAAGGTTTTGGTGCTATTACCACTTTAATGGGTGGTGGTAGATATAATGGTTTAGCTCAAGAGATTGGGGGACCAGACACACCTGGAATTGGCTTTGCACTAAGTATAGAAAGACTTTTACTTGCTCTAGAGGCTGAAGGAATTGATTTGCCGATTTCAAAGGGAATTGATTGTTATGTTGTTGCTCTTGGTGAAAAAGCAAAGGATGTATCTATCTCATTAGTGAATGAGCTTAGAAAGGCGAATCTCACTGTTGAAAAGGACTATCTAGATAAAAAGATCAAAGCACAGTTCAAAGCAGCAGATCGGCTAGAGGCACAATTTGTTGTAGTCCTAGGAGATGATGAACTTGAGAGAAATTCAGCATCTATTAAAAACCTAAAAACAGGTAATCAAGAAGAGATTTCTTTAAATGAAATATCGACTTTTCTATTAGAAAACAAAGAGAAGTAA
- a CDS encoding RelA/SpoT family protein — protein MANEQVLTAEQVIEKAAKYLTDEKDIQFIQHAYEFAKQAHQEQYRKSGEPYIIHPIQVAGILVDLEMDPVTISAGFLHDVVEDTEITLQDLEEAFNKEVAMLVDGVTKLGKIKFKSQEEQQAENHRKMFVAMAQDIRVILIKLADRLHNMRTLKHLPQEKQRRISNETLEIFAPLAHRLGISKIKWELEDTSLRYLNPQQYYRIVNLMKKKRAEREEYLDAVMSEVRERLKEVSISADINGRPKHIYSIYRKMAIQNKQFNEIYDLLAVRIVVNSIKDCYAILGIIHTCWKPMPGRFKDYIAMPKANMYQSLHTTVIGPQGDPLEVQIRTLEMHHVAEYGIAAHWAYKENKPVNEKQSFENKITWFREILEWQNDASNAEEFMESLKIDLFSDMVFVFTPKGDVFELPSGSVPIDFSYRIHSEIGNKTIGAKVNGKMVTLDYKLKTGDIVEILTSKHSYGPSQDWLKLAQTSQAKNKIRQFFKKQRRDENVSKGKELVEKEIRAFDLDPKEILVNDNLKRVADKFNFSNEEDMYAAVGYNGITAAQIATRLTEKWRKKRDLEQESTIAEAVQDLKKFSVTKKKDSGVRVQGIDNLLVRLSKCCNPVPGDDIVGFITKGRGVSIHRDDCPNVHTDEAKDRLLLVEWEGNAKEGKEYNVEIEISGYDRRGLLNEVLQAVNETKTNITAVSGRSDRNKMATISMAISIHNVNHLQKVVDRIKQIPDIYAVRRMLH, from the coding sequence ATGGCAAATGAGCAAGTACTGACAGCTGAACAAGTAATTGAAAAGGCTGCAAAATACTTAACAGATGAGAAAGATATACAATTTATTCAGCATGCATATGAGTTTGCCAAACAAGCACATCAAGAGCAGTACCGAAAATCTGGTGAACCATATATCATACATCCAATTCAGGTAGCCGGGATTCTAGTAGATTTAGAAATGGACCCAGTTACAATTTCCGCAGGTTTTTTACATGATGTGGTAGAGGATACGGAAATCACACTTCAAGACCTTGAGGAAGCGTTTAATAAAGAAGTTGCTATGCTTGTTGATGGAGTAACAAAGCTCGGAAAGATCAAGTTTAAGTCGCAAGAAGAGCAACAAGCAGAAAATCATCGGAAAATGTTTGTGGCAATGGCTCAGGATATCCGTGTTATTTTAATAAAGCTAGCAGATCGACTGCATAACATGAGAACACTTAAGCATCTACCTCAAGAAAAACAGAGAAGAATATCTAACGAGACCTTGGAAATATTTGCTCCACTTGCTCACCGCCTTGGGATTTCCAAGATTAAATGGGAGCTTGAAGATACTTCGCTAAGATATTTAAATCCACAGCAATACTACCGAATCGTCAATCTTATGAAGAAAAAACGTGCTGAGCGTGAAGAATATTTAGATGCGGTCATGAGTGAAGTTAGAGAGCGATTGAAGGAAGTTTCTATAAGCGCGGACATTAATGGACGACCTAAGCATATTTATAGCATTTATCGTAAGATGGCCATACAAAACAAACAGTTTAATGAGATCTACGACCTATTGGCTGTACGAATTGTCGTGAACAGTATTAAGGATTGTTATGCAATACTTGGTATTATTCATACTTGCTGGAAGCCTATGCCGGGGAGATTTAAAGATTACATCGCAATGCCTAAAGCGAATATGTATCAATCGCTTCATACAACAGTTATTGGTCCACAAGGTGACCCACTTGAGGTTCAAATAAGAACACTTGAAATGCATCATGTAGCAGAATATGGAATTGCTGCTCACTGGGCGTATAAAGAAAACAAACCTGTTAATGAAAAGCAATCATTTGAAAACAAAATTACCTGGTTTAGAGAGATACTAGAATGGCAAAATGATGCTAGCAATGCCGAAGAATTTATGGAATCCTTAAAGATTGACTTGTTTTCAGATATGGTCTTTGTGTTTACACCAAAAGGGGATGTTTTTGAGCTTCCTTCTGGTTCTGTCCCAATCGACTTTTCGTACCGAATACACTCTGAAATTGGTAACAAAACCATAGGAGCTAAAGTAAACGGGAAAATGGTGACACTCGACTATAAGCTTAAAACTGGTGATATTGTCGAAATATTAACCTCAAAGCATTCATATGGTCCAAGTCAGGATTGGTTAAAGTTAGCGCAAACCTCACAGGCCAAAAATAAAATTCGTCAATTTTTCAAGAAACAACGACGTGATGAGAATGTTTCAAAGGGGAAGGAACTAGTCGAAAAGGAAATCAGAGCATTTGATCTAGATCCTAAAGAAATTCTGGTCAACGATAATCTTAAGCGTGTTGCTGATAAATTTAACTTTTCTAATGAAGAAGATATGTACGCAGCTGTAGGTTATAACGGAATAACAGCGGCTCAGATTGCAACAAGACTAACTGAAAAGTGGAGAAAGAAACGAGACCTTGAGCAGGAATCAACCATCGCCGAAGCTGTCCAAGACTTGAAAAAGTTTTCCGTAACAAAGAAAAAAGATAGTGGTGTTCGTGTTCAAGGAATTGATAACCTATTAGTTAGATTATCAAAATGCTGTAATCCTGTTCCAGGTGACGACATTGTTGGATTTATTACGAAAGGAAGAGGAGTTTCCATTCATCGTGATGATTGTCCCAACGTCCATACAGATGAAGCGAAGGATCGACTTCTACTTGTAGAATGGGAAGGGAATGCAAAAGAAGGTAAAGAATATAATGTAGAGATTGAAATTTCAGGCTACGACCGTCGCGGGCTATTAAATGAAGTACTTCAGGCTGTAAATGAGACGAAGACGAACATTACAGCTGTATCAGGACGTTCGGATCGTAATAAGATGGCTACCATTTCAATGGCGATCTCCATTCATAATGTGAATCATTTACAAAAAGTAGTGGATCGGATTAAACAAATTCCTGATATATATGCTGTTAGAAGAATGCTGCATTAA
- the aspS gene encoding aspartate--tRNA ligase, with amino-acid sequence MIERSHHCGEVTEAFVGQTVELKGWIQKRRDLGGLIFIDLRDRTGIVQIVFNPEVSEEALKLAEEVRSEYVIAIKGKVVERSEQTINTNIKTGKVEVSAESIEVLNAAKTPPFVISDQTDVAEEVRLKYRYLDLRRPVMLETFKMRHRVTKAMRDHLDTEGFIEVETPILTKSTPEGARDYLVPSRVHPGEFYALPQSPQIFKQLLMVGGFERYYQVARCFRDEDLRADRQPEFTQIDIETSFMSQEDIIGLAENMMRQVLKEARGMEVSTPFPRMSYQEAMDRFGSDKPDTRFAMELTDVSELVKDSGFKVFSGAVQGGGQVKAINVKAGAPDYSRKDIDALTEFVSRYGAKGLAWLKAEADGLKGPISKFFSEEEQKTISEVLSVEENDLLLFVADKKSVVADSLGALRLKLGKERKLINENQFNFLWVTDWPLLEFDAEANRYFAAHHPFTMPVREDLEKLDSNPSEVRAQAYDLVLNGYELGGGSLRIYEREIQEKMFDTLGFTKEEANEQFGFLLEAFEYGTPPHGGIALGLDRLVMLLAGRTNLRDTIAFPKTASASDLLMEAPGSVSEAQLDDLHLKLNLKE; translated from the coding sequence ATGATAGAAAGATCACACCATTGTGGTGAAGTGACTGAGGCATTCGTTGGTCAAACTGTAGAGTTAAAGGGTTGGATTCAAAAAAGACGTGACCTTGGTGGGTTAATCTTTATCGACCTAAGAGATCGTACCGGTATCGTTCAAATTGTATTTAATCCAGAAGTATCGGAAGAAGCTCTGAAGCTGGCTGAGGAAGTTCGAAGTGAATATGTAATAGCGATTAAAGGAAAAGTGGTTGAACGGTCAGAGCAAACCATTAATACGAATATTAAGACAGGTAAAGTGGAAGTAAGCGCTGAGTCTATTGAGGTCCTAAATGCTGCAAAAACACCTCCCTTTGTCATCTCCGATCAAACCGATGTGGCGGAAGAAGTTCGTTTAAAGTATCGATATTTAGACTTAAGAAGACCAGTTATGCTTGAAACGTTCAAGATGAGACATCGTGTTACGAAAGCGATGCGTGACCATCTAGACACAGAAGGTTTCATTGAAGTAGAAACACCTATCCTCACAAAAAGTACACCTGAGGGAGCAAGAGATTATTTAGTGCCAAGTCGAGTACATCCTGGAGAATTTTATGCACTTCCACAATCACCACAGATTTTTAAGCAGTTACTAATGGTCGGTGGTTTTGAACGATACTATCAGGTGGCTCGCTGCTTCCGTGATGAGGACTTGCGTGCTGATCGTCAACCTGAGTTTACTCAAATTGATATAGAAACTTCTTTTATGAGTCAGGAAGATATTATCGGATTAGCTGAAAATATGATGAGACAAGTGTTAAAAGAAGCTAGAGGAATGGAAGTATCTACACCTTTCCCTAGAATGTCGTATCAGGAGGCAATGGACCGTTTCGGCTCTGATAAGCCTGACACGAGATTTGCGATGGAGTTAACAGATGTTTCTGAGCTAGTAAAGGATTCTGGATTTAAAGTGTTTAGTGGAGCAGTACAAGGTGGAGGCCAGGTTAAAGCCATTAATGTAAAAGCAGGCGCTCCAGACTACTCTAGAAAAGATATTGATGCTTTAACAGAGTTTGTGAGTCGATATGGTGCAAAAGGCTTGGCTTGGTTAAAGGCAGAGGCAGATGGCCTAAAAGGACCTATTTCTAAATTCTTTAGTGAAGAAGAACAGAAAACAATATCAGAAGTTCTTTCAGTTGAAGAAAATGACTTACTACTCTTTGTAGCTGATAAAAAGTCTGTAGTTGCTGACAGTTTGGGGGCTCTTCGTCTAAAGCTTGGTAAAGAGCGTAAACTGATTAATGAAAACCAATTTAATTTCCTTTGGGTAACAGATTGGCCACTTTTAGAGTTTGATGCAGAGGCAAACCGTTATTTTGCAGCACATCATCCGTTTACGATGCCCGTTCGCGAGGATCTAGAGAAATTAGACTCTAATCCTAGTGAAGTTCGTGCTCAAGCTTATGACCTTGTATTAAATGGTTATGAGTTAGGCGGAGGATCTTTAAGGATTTATGAACGTGAGATTCAAGAGAAAATGTTCGATACACTTGGATTTACGAAGGAAGAGGCTAATGAACAATTTGGATTCTTATTAGAAGCCTTTGAGTATGGTACACCTCCACACGGAGGAATTGCACTTGGTTTAGATCGTTTAGTGATGTTATTAGCTGGCCGAACTAACTTACGAGACACCATTGCATTCCCTAAGACAGCTAGTGCAAGTGACCTTTTAATGGAAGCACCCGGATCTGTTTCTGAGGCACAGCTAGACGACCTACATTTGAAGTTAAATTTGAAGGAATAA
- a CDS encoding tRNA threonylcarbamoyladenosine dehydratase: MLHQFSRNELALGKEGLQLLKDSTVAVLGVGGVGSFSAEALARSGVGRILLVDKDDVDITNVNRQIHALLSTVGKPKADLMKARIEDINPECEVIALKMFYTEETYEEFFSYGLDWVIDASDTISYKIHLMKECLQRNIPIISSMGAANKTDPTRFKVADISKTHTDPMAKVIRTKLRKERIHKGIKVVFSDESPIVIREDIRKEIAPEGAKIRKAKMPPSSNAFVPSVAGLIMAGHVITEITKEIPVSRVKD, from the coding sequence ATGTTACATCAGTTTTCAAGAAATGAATTAGCCTTAGGAAAAGAAGGTCTTCAACTTTTAAAGGATAGCACTGTTGCGGTTTTAGGAGTTGGTGGAGTTGGTAGTTTTTCAGCGGAGGCTCTTGCAAGATCAGGTGTAGGAAGAATTTTATTAGTAGACAAAGATGATGTGGATATAACAAATGTGAATCGTCAAATCCACGCTTTACTTTCAACAGTAGGAAAACCAAAAGCTGATTTAATGAAGGCGAGAATAGAAGACATAAACCCAGAATGTGAAGTAATCGCCCTTAAGATGTTTTATACAGAAGAAACATATGAAGAATTCTTTAGTTATGGATTAGACTGGGTAATCGATGCTTCGGACACTATTTCCTATAAAATTCATCTAATGAAGGAATGCCTACAGCGAAACATCCCGATCATCTCGAGCATGGGGGCTGCCAATAAAACAGATCCTACTCGTTTTAAAGTGGCGGATATTTCTAAAACGCATACTGATCCAATGGCAAAAGTGATTAGAACAAAGCTTAGAAAAGAACGAATTCATAAGGGAATCAAAGTAGTATTCTCTGATGAAAGTCCAATTGTTATTCGTGAGGATATTCGAAAGGAAATTGCCCCTGAGGGAGCAAAGATTCGTAAGGCAAAAATGCCACCTTCCTCAAATGCGTTCGTTCCATCTGTAGCTGGTCTAATTATGGCTGGCCATGTTATTACTGAAATTACAAAAGAAATTCCAGTAAGTCGTGTAAAAGATTAA
- the dtd gene encoding D-aminoacyl-tRNA deacylase, protein MRVIVQRARDASVIVKGGTVGNITNGFMLLVGVTHTDTAEDASYLANKIANLRVFEDESGKMNNSLLDVKGEILSVSQFTLYGDCRKGRRPNFMEAAKPEYANTIYEAFNENLRNMGIHVESGAFGEMMDVQFVNVGPVTLIVDSK, encoded by the coding sequence ATGAGAGTAATTGTACAAAGAGCAAGAGATGCAAGTGTAATCGTAAAAGGTGGGACGGTAGGGAATATCACTAATGGATTTATGCTACTAGTAGGTGTTACTCATACAGATACAGCTGAGGATGCATCCTATTTGGCTAATAAGATTGCGAATCTTCGAGTGTTTGAAGATGAGAGTGGTAAAATGAATAACTCTCTTTTAGATGTAAAAGGAGAAATTCTATCTGTTTCTCAATTTACCTTATATGGTGATTGTCGAAAGGGAAGAAGACCTAATTTTATGGAAGCAGCTAAACCCGAGTATGCAAATACGATTTATGAAGCCTTTAATGAAAACCTCAGAAATATGGGAATTCATGTTGAATCAGGAGCATTCGGAGAAATGATGGATGTACAGTTCGTCAATGTTGGACCAGTTACGTTAATAGTGGATAGTAAATAA